The following proteins come from a genomic window of Streptomyces sp. GS7:
- a CDS encoding RNA-guided endonuclease InsQ/TnpB family protein: protein MHRAYKFLLRPTVRQAAALGEMLRDHCSPGYPRFRGVNWFDTVDFPKDGDGCRWDSTPYDPVTRVRLQGVGHVRVHQHRPVKGRVKTVSVKREGKHWYVILACDEVPAEPLPATGAACGIDMGVAHFLTTSEGEHIANPRHGKLGADALAEAQRALKEFPRRKRENRTARHRRAVEKVAKLHRKVRRQRTDHAHKTALTVVRTYDVIAHERLSIANMVRAPKPKPDPDQAGAFLPNGAAAKAGLNKSIHDAGWGVFLGILAHKAESANRKLIPVDPRNTSRTCPACRDVSGENRTTQEKFEYTQCGHSANADQVGALNVAIRAGLVLPDVA from the coding sequence GTATAAGTTCCTCCTCCGCCCCACGGTCCGCCAGGCTGCCGCGCTCGGCGAGATGCTGCGGGATCACTGCTCCCCTGGATACCCGCGCTTCCGTGGGGTCAACTGGTTCGACACGGTGGACTTCCCCAAGGACGGGGACGGCTGCCGCTGGGACTCCACCCCGTACGACCCCGTGACGCGGGTCCGGCTGCAAGGTGTCGGGCACGTCCGCGTGCACCAGCACCGGCCCGTGAAGGGCCGGGTCAAGACCGTGTCCGTCAAGCGTGAGGGAAAGCACTGGTATGTGATCCTCGCCTGCGACGAGGTACCTGCCGAACCGCTGCCCGCGACGGGCGCTGCGTGCGGCATCGACATGGGCGTAGCTCACTTCCTGACCACCAGCGAGGGCGAACACATAGCCAACCCGAGGCACGGCAAGCTGGGCGCCGACGCCCTCGCGGAGGCTCAGCGGGCTCTCAAGGAGTTCCCGCGCCGGAAGCGAGAGAACCGCACTGCCCGGCACCGCCGGGCAGTGGAGAAGGTCGCCAAGCTGCACCGCAAGGTGCGCCGTCAGCGCACCGACCACGCACACAAGACCGCGCTGACGGTGGTCCGCACCTACGACGTGATCGCGCACGAGCGGCTGAGCATCGCGAACATGGTCCGCGCACCCAAGCCGAAGCCCGACCCCGACCAGGCGGGCGCGTTCCTGCCGAACGGCGCCGCAGCCAAAGCCGGGCTGAACAAGAGTATCCACGACGCGGGTTGGGGGGTGTTCCTGGGCATCCTCGCGCATAAGGCTGAGAGCGCCAATCGCAAGCTGATCCCGGTGGACCCCCGCAACACCTCCCGCACTTGCCCCGCCTGCAGGGACGTGTCCGGCGAGAACCGCACCACGCAAGAGAAGTTCGAGTACACCCAGTGCGGCCACAGCGCCAACGCGGACCAGGTCGGCGCACTCAATGTCGCTATCAGGGCCGGGCTGGTCCTTCCCGACGTGGCCTAG